DNA from Halogeometricum sp. S1BR25-6:
GGAGAAGGCGCCGAAGAACGCCTCGGCGGCGTCCTCGCCCTCGGCCCACTCGTACTCTGCGTCGCTCACTTTCGTCTGGGAGACGCGGACGCCGACGACGAACCCCTCGGGCAGTTCCTCGGCGACGGCCTCGACGACGCTCGCGGGGTAGCGAGCGCGCGCCGCCGGGTCGCCGCCGTACTCGTCGTCGCGGCGGTTCGCGTCCGCCGCGAGGAACTCGTTGAGCAGGTAGCCGTTCGCGGCGTGTATCTCCACGCCTTCGAAGCCCGCCTTTCGGGCGTTCTTCGCCGCCTCGACGAACCCCTCGCGGGCGTCGTCGAGTTGCTCTTTCGTCGCCCTGTTCGGGACGTAGTACTCCCCGCTCCCGCCGTACGCCTCGGCCATCTCACCCTCGGGTTGGACGTCGGAGGGGGCGATGGTCTCGCCGTCGTCGACATGCGGGTTGCCCTGCGCCTGCGCGCCGGCGTGCATCAACTGCGCGAAGATGGGTGCGTCGGCGTCGTGAACGGCGTCGACGACGCCGCGCCACGCCTCGACCTGTTCGTCAGTGACGAGTCCGGGTTGGTTCAGGTAGCCCTGACTGTAGGCGTCGTCGGTGTAGGTACCCTCGGTGATGAGAAAGGAGAACCCCCCGTCGGCGAACTTCGAGTAGTAGCGGGCCATCTCGTCGGTCGCGCGGCCGTCGTCCGTCGCGCTGACCCGCGTCATCGGCGCGAGGCCGACGCGGCCGTCCAGTTCGAGGTCGTTCAGCGTCACGGGGTCGAAGAGCGTGTCCGAGTCGGTCATCGGGCGTGATTGCGTCCGGACGCTGAAGAACGGGCGGCGGACGTGTCGCGCCCGCGCACAGTACGTGTGCTACCGAGGGTCGTACGAGCCTCGAATCCGGTTCGACGGACGAGGACGGCGGACTACGAGAACTTCCGGACCGTCATATCCAGGGTATCTAAATCGAGGATGGGCGCGTAGCCCGCGTCGGGGTCGATGTTGACGGACTTCTGGAAGTCGGTCTGGGCCTGCCAGCACCCGGAGTTGACGGCGAGGACGTTGTGGTACTTCCCCCAACCGAGTTTGTGGACGTGGCCCGTGTGGAACACGTCGGGCACCTCCTCCATGACGAGGTAGTCCTTCTCCTCGGGGGCGAGGCGGGTGTGACCGCCGTACTGCGGGGCGACGTGGCGCTTTTTCAACAACTGATACATCGCCTTGTGGGGTTCGTCGTAACTGGCCGACTCCGCCGGGAGTTCGGCGATGACCTCGTCCAAGGAGACGCCGTGGTACATGAGCACCTTCACGCCCTCCAGCGTCACCGTCGAGGGGTTGCTCGTGATGCGCGCGTCGTGGACGGACATGATGTCGCGGAGGTTCTCGTCGAACCCGGGTTGGGGTTCGGCGAGGCGGACGGCGTCGTGGTTCCCCGGAATCATCACTATCTCGATATCCCCCGGAACCTCCTTCAGGTGCTCGGAGAACTGCTCGTACTGGTCGTAGATGTCGACGATGTCCAACTCCTCGTCCTGGTTCGGGTAGACGCCGACACCCTCCACCATGTCGCCTGCAATGAGGAGATACTCCACGTGCTCGGCCTCCTCGGTGTGGAGCCACGAGGTGAACCGCTGCCACGCCTCGGTCATGAACTCCTGGCTCCCGACGTGCACGTCGGAGATGAGCGCCGCCTGCACGTGTCTGTCGGCGGTGCTCGGTTTGTACGTCCGCGGCACGTCCGGGGAGTGCATCGAGTCGACGAACATGATGCCCGCGTCGTCGGCCAGGGTGCCCTCGACGGCGATGCACTCGTCCAAGAGGAGTTCGTCCACCGCCGCGGCGAACTCGCGGTCCTTCATCACGAGACAGGGGAACGTCCCCGTCGTATCCTCCAGTTCGACCAGCCAGTGACCGCTGGCCGTCGACCGGATGTCGTTGACGAGGCCGACCATCGCCGCGTCGCTGCCGCCGGACATCGACTGGATGGCCTCGGCGGGCCGGTGGTTCACCCGGCCGCGGAGCTGTCGGGAGAGTTTCTCGTAGCGGTCCTTGAACACCTTCACGAAGTCGCCGTACTCGCCCGTCCCGGTGCTCTGTCCGGTCATGTCGTTGGCGACGTCGAGCGACCGGAGCGACGTGTCCTGACTACGTCCGGGCCAGTTCCCCTCTGTTTCGGGTGCAGCCGATTTCGATCCGGTCGAGTCTCCGTCGTCCGTTTCTCCACTCGAAGCAAAGGGGTCTGGAGCGGGGGCGGAATCGGGAGAATCGGCGTCATCCGCGGGTCGCTCCGCCGCCGCGCCGCCGTCCGTCGTCGTCGGGTCGGGCGTCGCGGAGTTGGTAGACGCGGAGTCGGTGGGCGCGGAGTCGGCCGCTGTCGAATCGGCAGGCGTCTTCGAGTCGGCCGCCGCGGGGTCGGAGACGGGGGCGTCCGTCGCGTTCGGACCGGCGTCGAGCACCGCGCGGACGTCCTCGGCGGTGACGCGGAAGGCGTCGGGGCCGGCGCGTTCGACGGCGCGCGCGAGCGTCGTTCCGGGGTCGGCGGCGCCCGCGATGAGCGTCACGGCCTCCCGTTCGGCGTTGTAACCGTGGCGCGCGAGTTCGCGAACGATGCGGGCCGGCGTCTCCAGAGGCACACCGGTCGAACGGCGACGTCGGAGAAAAGCGTACTGAAAATCCGGGACCGAATCCCAGAACGTTGAAACTTGACGGCGGAGAACGCAGGGGTAGATGAACGACGACCAGGGCGATACGGGCGTTCCCGACGACGCGCCTCGCCCGAACCCCGACGCGTCGAGTGCCGAGTCGTCGGACTCGCCCCTCCATCGACTGTTGAACGCCCAGGACGGTCCCCTTCTGTTCGTCCGCGAACTGCTGGTGAGCGTCTCCGCCGTCCTCGTTCTCGGCCTCCTCCTGTTCGCCATCGCCGGCGTCTGGCCGCCGATGGTCGCCGTCGAGAGCGGAAGCATGGAACCGCACATGCACCGCGGCGACCTCGTGTTCATCACCGAACCCGACCGCTTCAGTCCCGACTACGCGCTCGAGGACACCGGCGTCGTCACCGTCGACGTCGGCAGCGGGGAGGGTTACCAGTCGTTCGGCGGGGCCGGGTCCGTCGTCGTCTACGACCCGCCCTCGAGGGTCGGGTCGCCCATCATCCACCGAGCACACTTCTACGTCGAAGAGGGCGAGAACTGGTACGACAGGGCGAACCCCGAGTACGTCTCCGCCGACGATTGCGAGGAGTTGGCCTACTGCCCCGCGCCGCACGCCGGGTTCATCACCAAGGGCGACGCGAACGCGCGGTACGACCAAGCCAGCCGCATCGCCGAACCGGTCCGCGCGGAGTGGATACAGGGAATCGCGAGACTCCGCGTCCCCTTCCTCGGATACGTTCGACTCCAACTGGCGGGAGCGATACTCCCGACGCCCGGGGTCGCCGAGGCGGAGGGTTCGACGGTCGTGAGCGCGGAGGCGAATACGAATGCGAACGCGGACGTGGACACGAGTGTAAGCGCGAACGCGACGACGGCGGACTCGATTCCGACGAGCGGACCCCCCGGTTTCGACTCCACGAACAGAGCCGCGGGCGCCGCGTAGAGGCGGCTACGAGACGGGACGGGAGCGTTTCGACTCGAACAGAAGGGGTCGAGAGAAGAGGCGAGGAGCGGAGAGAAATCGAGAAGGGGAGGCGTCGCTCAGTTGTCGAAGCGCGCCTGGACGAACGGTTGCGCGTTCTCGATGTCGCCGAGTCGGGAGTCCGAGAGGAGAACCGCCTCCGTCTCGTCGATGGGGACCGACAGCGAAATCTCCTTGGTGCGGCCGTAGCGGCCCTTCGAGACGACGACGGCGTTGACGATGCCGAGCATGTCGAGTTCGGAGATGAGGTCGGTGACGCGCCGTTGGGTGAGGATATCAGCGTCTATCTCCTCGCAGAGGCGCTTGTAGATGTTGAACACCTCGCCCGTGTTGATGTTGTGGACGCCGTTCTTCTCCAGGAGGATGATGGCGAAGAGGACGATTTTGGACTGGGTGGGAAGGGTGCGGACGACTTCGACCACTCTGTCGAGTTCGATCTTGTCCTGCGCCTGCCGGACGTGCGCCTCCTCGACTGTGTCGGCCTGTCCGCGTTCGGCCAGTTCGCCCGCGGTCCTGAGAAGGTCGAGTGCGCGGCGGGCGTCGCCGTGTTCCTGCGCGGCGAAGGCCGCACAGAGGGGAATCACGTCGTCGGTGAGTGCCCCCTCTTTGAACGCCACGTCGGCGCGGTGCTGGAGGATGTCGCGCAGTTGGTTCGCGTCGTAGGGCGGGAAGACGATCTCCTCTTCGCCCAGACTCGATTTGACCCGCGGGTCCAGAAAGTCGGTGAACTTCAGGTCGTTCGAGATGCCCATGATGGAGATGCGCGAGTTGTCCAACTCGGAGTTCATCCGTGAGAGGTTGTACAGCGTGTCGTCGCCGGACTTCTCGACGAGTTTGTCTATCTCGTCGAGCATGATGACGACGACGCGTTCGTTGTAGTCGACGGCGTCGAAGAACGTCGAGTAGACGCGGTCGGTCGGCCACCCCGTCATCGGCACCGTCTCCATCTCCTCGCGGTCGGTCTCCAACTGGTCGATTTGCTCCTCGACGGCGTCGAGCGAGTCGAACTCGGTATCAGAGAGCGGGTTCGGGGCGTCTCCCGCACGTGCGCGGAGGTCTTCGAGGCGGTCGAGTTCGTTCTCTATCACAGTGAAGTTCTTCTCGATGAACTTGTTCGCCAACTGCGCGAGGACGCGGTACTGGGTGTCCGTCACCTCGCAGTTGATGTACTCCACCTCGCAGGGGACGTCGTACTTCTGGGAGGTCGATTCGAGTTCCTGGCTCACGAACTTCGCGCTGGCCGTCTTTCCCGTCCCGGTCTTTCCGTAGATGAGGATGTTCGACGGCGTCTCCCCGCGGAGCGCCGAGACCAGAATCGTCGCCATCTGGTTGATCTGTTCCGTGCGGTGGGGGAGTTCGTGCGGGGTGTAGGAGGGTCGGAGTACCTCCTTGTTCTCGAAGATGGGTTCCCCCGAGAGCAGGTCGTCGAACAGGCCGCGACTGTCGCCGTCGTCCTCCTCGAGAACGACTTCGTCGAGGCTCACGTCGGTGTCCGTCTCGTCGCCCGCCGCACTTCCCGTCCCGTCGGTGTCACCGAGGGTCGCGTCCCCCACGTCCGCGCCGTCGACGTCCGGCCCGTCGGCGCCGGAAACGTCGGCTGTCGACCCGTTCGGACCGATGCTCTCGCGGATATCGATATCCTCGGCCGTGACCTCGTCAGCGGCACCGTCGGCGGTACCGTCGGAGGCCTCGGCGGTAGCACCGTCGGACGCTCCGGCGACGGTTCCGTCGGCACTCCGCTCGGCGCCGGTTCGCGCCTCGTCCTCTTCGTGGTCACCGCCACCAGCGGAGTCGACGTCGGCGTCCGCGTTCGGGTCCGCATCCGCGCCCGTGGCCTCCGAACTCTCTTCGGCGGGTCGGCCGTCGCCCCCGGTGGCGGCCGTCGCGTCGCCCTCCGACCGGTCCGCCGAATCCGACGCCTCGTCCTCGTCTCGTGTCGGTGTGTCGTCATTCATACGTGGATAACCCCCTCATTTCGACTGGAAACCGCTCCGAAAACGGGTCGAAGCGGGCCGAACGCCGTGGTATCCGCGGCGTTCGACCTCAGAACCGAAAGCGGAGCGTCCAGATGATGCAGACGAACCAGACGAAGACGTGCTACAAAAAAGTTGTCTATCCGTCGCACGGTTGCGAGACGAAGAACGAGAAGCGGCCCGTTCTCTTCTAGTTGTAATAGGTCGATGGTATCGATACTAGTTGACGGTCGACCGGAAGCGAAGGGGTCGCGGTCGCAAAACGGGGGCGTTTCCGGTGAATCGAATCGGCAGAGATCGCCTGTAGAGCCCGTGGGCGGGAGTTACGGTCGAAAAGAGAGGTCGTAGACCCGAAACAGGGGCGGGGTCACCCTCCCCCACCCCTTCGTTTCAGGTGGAACGCCACGAAGGCGGGGGGAGGGGTCCGCGGGCAGTCTGTAAAACCGGTGATTTTACTATACTACACTAGAAACAATACCCGTAGTAGAGAGAAAGGAAATAGTTACACTAGCTTTCTATACGTACTAAACTAGGTAGACGGCCGTCACGGGGTGCAGGGGGTGGGGGTCTCGGCGAGTTCCACTCGAAACGAAGGGGTGGGGGTTGAGGTCACCGGGGGGAACGAACGGGATGTCGGTCACCCGAGCGATTCGCCGGCGTATTCGTACCCCCTGTTCGGCGAAGCCAGCGGTTGCGAGCCTCTTCCTTCCGTCAAGTCGTCCTGCCCGTTCGACTCGACTTGAAACGGAGGGGGTGGCCGGATGTCGGAAGGCCGCCGGTCGGTTGAGCCCGGAAGCGAGGAGACTGTCACTCGGTGGACTTCATCTACTACCTTCCCCGTCCTGTCACGACAACCGTGACAAACCACCACACTATATCTCTTCCGAGTATATCTCCAATTCAGATATTTCTCCGTCGGAACGCCACTCAGTCGGTCGGTTTCGTCCGGCCGCCTACCCGGTCGTTAATCGGGTCTCGGCCGGATAAAGCGGACGTGAACGTGACCGGTGTCTGACGTAGTACTTAAGTAAGCGCAGAAATGTGGTACCTGCATACGCCCCTCCACGACGGATTCGGGAGGTGCGGGAGGACAGGATGGGACTGCTTACAGGATTACGAGACAGCATCTCACGGGTCGTCGACCGGATGTTCTCGGACGCAGAGCCGAGACGAATCGGCATCTACGGACCGCCGAACGCCGGGAAGACGACTCTCGCAAACCGTATCGCCCGAGATTGGACCGGTGACGCCGTCGGTCCCGAGAGCCACGTCCCTCACGAGACGCGCCGCGCGCGTAGGAAGGAGAACGTGGAGATAGAACGCAACGGGAGGAAGGTCACCATCGACATCGTCGACACGCCGGGCGTGACGACCAAAGTCGACTACAAGGAGTTCCTCGAACACGACATGGAGAAGGACGACGCCGTCCGCCGGTCCCGCGAGGCCACCGAGGGCGTCGCCGAGGCCATGCACTGGCTTCGCGAGGACGTCGACGGCGTCGTCTACGTGCTCGACAGCACCGAGGACCCGTTCACGCAGGTCAACACGATGCTCATCGGCATCATCGAGAGTCAGGACCTCCCCGTCCTCATCTTCGCGAACAAGACCGACTTGGAGGACTCGAACGTCCAGCGGATCTCGAACGCGTTCCCGCAGCACGAGACGGTGCCGCTCTCCGCGCTGGAAGGTAACAATATGGACGAAGTATACGACAAGATAGCGGAATACTTCGGGTGAGTATCATGCCTGAAGTCACACCCGGCGACGACGGGGTGCAGATCGACCTCATCAGCGGAGCCCGCATGGAAGGGCTCGCGAGCATGGAGAAGATCCGTCTCATCCTCGACGGCGTCCGCGACGGCAACATCGTCATTCTGGAGGAGGGACTCTCACCCGACGAGGAGTCGAAGCTCATCGAAGTCACGATGACGGAGATAAGCCCCGACGAGTTCAACGGCATCGAAATCGAGACGTACCCGCAGTCCCAAGGCGGACAGGGGTTCCTCGGCCGACTGATGGGCAAAGAGGAGACGAAGAAGCTGACCGTCATCGGCCCGGCGAACCAGATTCAGACGCTGCACAAAGACGAGAACCTCATCAGCGCCCTCGTCTCCCGGAAGTAACGCGGCGCCGCGCAACGCCACCCCGCACCGAACGCGGACCACCGACCCAACCCACACCAGACCACGAGAACGGACACACATGCCCCACCAATGTACGAACTGCGGGAGGGTGTTCGCCGACGGCTCGAAGGAGATGCTGTCGGGATGCCCTAACTGCGGCGGCAACAAGTTCCAGTTCAGCCCCTCGAAGGGCGGACGCGACGACGACGCCGAAACGACCGACCGCCGAGAGGCGTCGCCGTCCGACGGACCGCCGCCGTCAGATTCGACGCCGCCGTCCAATGCGACATCGCCGTCGGGCGGCACGTCGCCCGATTCGGCACCGTCGTCGGACTCCGCACCGTCGTCGGGCCGGACCGCGGACGCAGACACGAACGCAAACGCGACCAACGCCGACGCCGCGGACGAGACGTCCGGGTCGAACACGTGGCGGCGCGCCGCCTCCCGGGCGGCCGAGACGGCGGACGACCGACCCGACCCCACCCGTGAAACAGAGACCCGGTCGGACCGCCCCAACGACGTCGATGCCGCCCGGCGCCGCGGACAGTCCCTCCGCGAGTGGGCGAACTCCCGCGGTTTCGCCAGCGAAGTCGAAGACGAGACGGACGAGACCACCCTCCGCGAAAACCGCCGGCGGACCGGCGACGCGCAGCGCCGTCCCCCGGAGCGTCGGTCGTCGACGGAGGCCGAAACAGAACCCGAAACGGAGGCGAGGACGGACGACGCGCCGCCTTCGTCCGCGGAACGCCAACCCGACTCCGCAGACCGGGCCGACAGCCCATCCGAACCGACGGAGGCGACGAACCAGAGCCCGAACCCATCGACCGGTCGCACCGCTCCCGACGAGGAAGCCGAAGACGACGCGCAGGCGAGCGCCCGGTCCGACGTCGTCTCGCCCGACGAGATTCGCGCCGCCTCCGAGGCCGACCGACCGACGGACGCGAACGGGCGCGTCATCGAACCGCAGAGCGACGACCGACCCGACCTCGACGAACTCCGCGAGGAGTTGAACGAGCAGTTCGAGAGCATCAAAATCGTCGCCCCCGGCGAGTACGAACTCAACCTGATGGAACTGTACGACCGTCCCGAGTACATCATCTCGCTGCGCGAGGACGGCCGCTACGTCATCGAAGTCCCCGACACGTGGGGGCCCCGCGACGACGACCGCTGACGAGCGTCCCGTTCGCTCTCCACTTCGCTGCCGCTTCTCGCACCGGTCTCTCTTCCACCTCACCGGCGGTCTCACCCGCTCGTCCCGAATCACCCGTTCGGCCCGAGTTTGTCCCGAAATTCGCTCCCGCCCGCCCCGAACCCCTTCGTTTCCGGTCGAACTCCCCGCTCGCCGGTCTCCATTGAGTCTCCGACCGGGCCGGTACCGGTCCTATCCGCCGGTTGGTGAACGGCTACACGGAGTTCGTCCGACTCTCCGACGTGTCCTCGTCGCTCCAGCGTCGCGCCCACGATGCGCTCATGCGCTTTCCCGCGCTGTTGGCCCGACTCGGCCTCGTCGACCGCGAGAAGGGGTCGCGGGCGTTCGACCTCGCGGTGCCTGTGATGGTCACCGGCGGGATGCGGACGCTGCTCAGAATCGCCGACTTCCTGATGGTGAGCATCGCCTTGGGCGAGTCCGCCGTCGCGGGCCTCGAACTCGGATTCCAGTACTACTTCATCCCGTTCGGCCTCGCTCTCGCGCTGACCAGCGGCACCATCAGCGTCGTCTCGCGGTTCGTCGGCGCGGAGGACTACGACGCGGCCGACTTCGCCGTCAAGCAGTCGCTGTGGCTGGCCCTGCTCGTCTCGCTCCCCATCACCGCCGCCGGGTGGACGTACGCGAGGCCGCTGGTCGACCTGCTGACGAACGACCCGGCCGCGATACGACTCGGGAGCGCGTACCTCCGCATCGTCATGCTCTCGGTCGCCTTCCGCTTCTGGAGCATGATCGCCGCCCGCGCCCTCGCCGGCGTCGGCGACACGCGGACGCCGATGTACGTCCGCGTCCTCACCGTGCCGACGAACGTCGTGCTCAACGCCGTCCTCATCTTCGGGCTACTCGGCGCGCCGCGTCTCGGCGTCGAAGGGGCCGCCTGGGGGACCGTCGCCGCCAACGGCCTGAGCGCGGTCATCTTCTTCGCGCTTCTCGTCTCCGGGCGACGCGAAATCGCGCTCCGTCTGGGTGGCAAACAGTGGGACTGGGGCATCGCGGCCGAAATCGTTCGCGTCGGGCTTCCGCTCGCGGGAACTCGCCTCTCGCGGACGTTCGGGCGCTTCCCGTTCCTGTTCGTCCTCGGCGTCCTCGGCACCGACGTGGTCGCGGCGTACGCCATCGGTCGCCGCGTGATGCTCTTGGCGCTCATGCCCGCGTGGGGGTACTCCACCGCCGCCTCGACGCTCGTCGGACAGGCCGTCGGCGGCGGTGACGAGGCCGAGGCGACGGCGTTCGGCTGGCAGACGCTCCGCATCGCCTTGGTGACGCAACTGCTCGTCGCGGCCGTGCTGTTCGCCGGGGCCGAGTGGCTGGCGCAGTTGTTCCGCGCGGGCGACGTGGCCCTCACCGCGACGTTCGTGCGCGTGTTCGGTCTCGGGGTCGCCGGGTTCAGCGTCTCGCGGACGATGCGTGGCGCCCTCCGCGGCGCGGGCGACACGCGCTGGCCGTTCTACGGCGCGCTCCTCGGTACGTACGTCGTCCGCCTCCCTATCGCCGCGGCGGCCCTCCCGGTCGGGTTCGGCCTCACGCTGCTCGGAGTCACGTTCGCCCCCGGTCTCGGCTGGGGGCTGCCGGCCGTCTACGCGGCCATCGTCGCGGACATGTACGCCCGCGGCGTCGTCAACGCCGCGCGCTACCACAGCGGGAAGTGGCTCCGAGTCGCGCGGGAGTCGAACGTCGGGTCGGCGTCGGACTGACCGCCGCCGAACCCCCTCTCGCTCTCCTCGTCCTCGCCTCTCCGTCCTCTCTCCTCCGCTCGCCGGTACCGAACGAGACCACGTTAGCCGATATTGAAGCCTTTAAGCGCCAGCGCTCTCAGCGTGACACCATGAGCCAAGCGACGAAGATCGTCATCGGTACAGTCGGCATCTCCGGGGTTCTCGCCATCGCGCTTCTCGCTATCCTCGCGTTCGGATAGCGGAGACGGCCATCGAGCACGCCGAGCGTGTCGAGCGCGCCCGCCGGACGCGGCCGAGCGCACTCCTGAAGGGTTCGGGGCTCGAACGAGGACCATGTTCGAATCTCGCGACCTCGCCGAGGACGTGGCCGCCGTCCGCGACGAACACGCTCCGGACTCGCTCGTCCTCTCGGCCGACGCCGACTTCGAGACGATTCCGCCGGCCGCCGCGGAGGACCTCGGCCTCGTCACCGACTCGCTCGACCCGAAATCCTACCCCGCCGAGTGGCTCCCGGACGACGCGCCGGCGCTGCTCGTCCGCTACGCCGGCCGCGATTTCACCATCGGGATGCCCGGCGACGGCACCGTCGTCTGGACGCGGCAGACCGTCCCGCCGGCCGTCATCGCAAAAAAGCGCGCCGAGGGGACGCCGACCGACTTCCTCGATTTCCTGTTCGCGGAGGCGTTCGTCCAACTGGGCACCGACGCGCCCGAGCACTTCCTCCCCTTCTTCGGCGAGCACTACCGCGAACTCGACACCGCCGTCCCCCTCCCCCCGAACGACGTCTATCAGATCGCCGCGGCGCTGTACGAGGCGTGGCTGGGTCTTCAGACCCGGGACGCCTTCGCCTCCTGGGAGGAGCGACACCCCCGACTGCACGACGCGTGGGTCGACGCCGGCGAGCGGTTGACCGGCCGCCTCGACACCCTCCCCCGCGCCGTCGCTCGCGGGGGCACCTCCTTCGCGGAGGCGACCGAGTACGCCTGCTCGGCCGTCAAGCACGGCCTCGACCTGCCCGCGCCGTTCGCCGCCCTCGACACCGCGGCGTACGTCGAGTACGGTCCGAGCTACGGCGTCCGCTGGGCGACGAAAACGTTCGAGCGGCTGGACGAGGGGGACGGAGAGACCGTCGAGGAGTGACGCGCCGCCTCGTCACGGCCGCTCTCGTCACAGTCGCTCCCGTCGCGACCGTTCCCCGCGCTCGCCGCGTCCGCCTCAGAACTCGCAGCTGACGCCGCCGTCGACGTCGAGTTCGACGACGCCCTCGAACAGGTCGCGGAAGCGCTCGATGGTCTCCTCGTCGTGCACCTCGTTCGAGAGGTGGAACAGGCCCACGGCGTCGTGTTCGTCCAGCAGGTCGAGCAGTCGCTCCGTGGCCTCGAAGGCGCCGTCGACGTCGGCGTAGTACGCCATCTCCGTCACGGAGTCGACGCTGACGCGGAGTTTCCCCTCGTGGGATTCGAGGAAGTTCCGCGTCTGTTCGACGATGCCGTCCAGGTCGTCGGGCGAGGAGACGTAGTGGACGTTCTCGGAACTCCGTCGGGAGTAGCCGCGTTCGACCGAGAGCGTGTCGAGAATGACCGCGCGGGACTCATCGACGTCGTAGTGTTCGAGCTTCTGCTCTACCTCGCGGGCCGTCGTCCGGGTGGAGACGACGAGGAAGTGGTCGGTGTCGGTTTTCAGGAAGCCGGTGTCGATACGGTCCGTCTCGCCGATGCTCGGATGCAGGAGAAGAATGCCTGTGCCACCCGGAATCGTCTCCGGGGCGTTCTCGATGGCGAGGGTGTAATCCATGTCCGAAACTCCGACCGAGCGACCTTAAGACTGCGGGTCAGTCTCCCTCCCATCCGTCGATTCCCGGACGGAGAAGCCGTCCGGAGAACCGCCGTGAATCCTCGCGCCGCCCGACGCGCGCCGCCTCAAAAAACGGTGTCGGCCGTCGCGGCGCCGATGACGCTGAACACCGCGCCGATGCTCGTCGCCTTCAGCGTCGTCACCAACATCTCCCGCTGGAACCCGAGAAACGTGGTCCCGTCGCTGGCGGCCATGTCACTGAGGAACGTCCCCGGCGCGTCGAA
Protein-coding regions in this window:
- a CDS encoding MATE family efflux transporter, with translation MSSSLQRRAHDALMRFPALLARLGLVDREKGSRAFDLAVPVMVTGGMRTLLRIADFLMVSIALGESAVAGLELGFQYYFIPFGLALALTSGTISVVSRFVGAEDYDAADFAVKQSLWLALLVSLPITAAGWTYARPLVDLLTNDPAAIRLGSAYLRIVMLSVAFRFWSMIAARALAGVGDTRTPMYVRVLTVPTNVVLNAVLIFGLLGAPRLGVEGAAWGTVAANGLSAVIFFALLVSGRREIALRLGGKQWDWGIAAEIVRVGLPLAGTRLSRTFGRFPFLFVLGVLGTDVVAAYAIGRRVMLLALMPAWGYSTAASTLVGQAVGGGDEAEATAFGWQTLRIALVTQLLVAAVLFAGAEWLAQLFRAGDVALTATFVRVFGLGVAGFSVSRTMRGALRGAGDTRWPFYGALLGTYVVRLPIAAAALPVGFGLTLLGVTFAPGLGWGLPAVYAAIVADMYARGVVNAARYHSGKWLRVARESNVGSASD
- a CDS encoding adenosine deaminase, which translates into the protein MSQATKIVIGTVGISGVLAIALLAILAFG
- a CDS encoding DUF7089 family protein, with the translated sequence MFESRDLAEDVAAVRDEHAPDSLVLSADADFETIPPAAAEDLGLVTDSLDPKSYPAEWLPDDAPALLVRYAGRDFTIGMPGDGTVVWTRQTVPPAVIAKKRAEGTPTDFLDFLFAEAFVQLGTDAPEHFLPFFGEHYRELDTAVPLPPNDVYQIAAALYEAWLGLQTRDAFASWEERHPRLHDAWVDAGERLTGRLDTLPRAVARGGTSFAEATEYACSAVKHGLDLPAPFAALDTAAYVEYGPSYGVRWATKTFERLDEGDGETVEE
- a CDS encoding DUF7090 family protein, which gives rise to MDYTLAIENAPETIPGGTGILLLHPSIGETDRIDTGFLKTDTDHFLVVSTRTTAREVEQKLEHYDVDESRAVILDTLSVERGYSRRSSENVHYVSSPDDLDGIVEQTRNFLESHEGKLRVSVDSVTEMAYYADVDGAFEATERLLDLLDEHDAVGLFHLSNEVHDEETIERFRDLFEGVVELDVDGGVSCEF